The genomic stretch AAATTCAGGAATAATGAATCATAACAATTACCCCACTGCCAAGCTACATAACCAACTGGTGCAAAACCACAAGAACATAATACCGAAAATTGCGACTGACACACACAAATGCCGAGAGCCCCTGATGCAGCAACCACCTGAGTCCTGACAAACCCTATAACCCACCCTTCAAGCCTGAAAATCTGCCAGACAGAACTTCCTCGCATAACCAGTCAGCAAAAGAAACTGAAAAATAACAGGATCCAGCAAACACACCCGAGAACATCCAAACCCACCGGAAGCATATAAACCAAATCCATTTCCAAGCCAAAACTTGTATTTCTTCAAGCCAAACATCTGACGATCTGCTTATGTTTCTAAGTCTTATCGTTACGCCCTTTCCACAGAACCCAAATACAAGCAAACCCTGCAAATTGCTTTAAGTTTGTTAGAGTAGAATTATGCATAGCAGTAACTCGTAatagtatttatttataatattataactCGTACTCGCATCTAATCCTCATTCACACATCAAAAGACACGTTTTGAACTACATTGATCATAGATACTTCCCtttgttacaatttttttaaatattacatattTTGTGTTATAACAAACAAGCCCATATTCATTCAGCCCCTTATCAGATGTACACAAGCTTAGTAGCATCAAACCTTGGcaggttttcaaaataaaaatatcatttatattatatttatttgacttttataatttcaaaaatattttttgttttttcaaaaatagaTCTAATGGATTTAAAGCATATGATAAAAATAATTCATTGGATCATTAAAATATGTTGGATAGATTTGATCCATCCATGTATATATAAATGGATGAATTGAGTCTAACCTTACTTTTTATATGGTGGATGGATTTTTTAGTGGATGTATTGGATGAATTTTATCTTAATGAATCCAATTGACACACTTAATTAAACATCACAGCGACAAAATTACTCTCATATTCTTTTTTAtcatcaattttaatttaaaccaAATTAGTTCTTACAACTATGCCACAAAGCCTGGCTGCTAATATCTACATTTCCTTCATTTCTTGAAAGCTGGTACAGGAGTTGGGAAATTCTGTGTCAACAAAACAATCAGAGCAAGTAAGTAAAACAAATATCAAAAGATAGAATGTTAAAATAAGTATGCCTTCAAGTTGAAACAATAGGGAATGCAATCTCACCTGCTAGTTAAATGTTTGAGTACCTGGATTCCACTTTCTACAACAACCATATTCATTCTGATGTTGATTCATTCAGAAACTCatataattttctctttttggaTAAGGAAGAAATACTGAATTGAATATCATCCATGCTAGTTAAGTTTTTGAGTACATGGATTCCACTTTCAACAACAATATCCTCATCATTCAAATCAGAATCCAAATCAGGATTCAAATAAATCATAATCTTAACCTCAGCATGAATCCATTCATTTTTCAAAAGTGCATCATCCAACATAGATTTGAGTTCTGGGTGTCCCTTTGGTGTATAGTCCCCTAGTTCTAACCAGTTTTTCCAATCAGAagaaaatatatatgtatatttccCTGGAATATCAAAAGGATTACCAAACTCAAGATGATCAAGAGTATAGGCATAGTCATTGATGAGCAAATAGACTCTTAATCCTGAATCTACAATCTTACATTCATACAATCTTATAATAGACAAGTAGAAAACCAAGGAAGGGAAGTTGTTACGGAACGAAAAAGAAATAGACTGTTCTCTTCTTTGATGCTCAAACCACTCTGGAATCAACTCACTTCGTGACGATGGAAAACGAAACTCAGTGCCTCCAGCTTCATGCAGTTTCTATATGTTTTTTAGCATAAGATAAATTACACCATGATGAATCGTGAAATAATAAATCAAAGGGTTATAtaagaaacaaaaaaacaacaatacCTGATTCACTAGCATGCTTTTACTCGATGAAGTCAATGATTCGCACCCCAATGCAGACAATGATTTAAGATTTGGCGGAATCCCTCTTATTTCTTCAAGATATTGGCAATAATCCAAATAAATGCTCTTTAGAAAGCAACAGTTTTTTATGCATTCAGGAAGAATTTTGATATCGCTGCCGGATATGTCTAAGGTTTCCACATTAGAAAACAAGGTAAGAGTCACTGCTAGAAATTTATGTTTGCTTGTTCGAATTATAATCTCTTTCACATTGGAAGACAACAAGGAACTCAGTTCATCATTTGGTTTTGTGACAAACTGACTATAACCATCAAAATCAACTTGGGACAAATTTGACATCATGGGAATGCTACCTCGAAATATAAGTTTTCCATGTCCACGTATCGATAAGTTATGAAGTTCGGTAAGATTTTGAAATGAAGATGGAAATTCTTTTATGCCAGTGTCTATCAAAgttatattgttaatattattcaTCTTGTCCAATATTTCAGGAAATTTCTTGAGAATTTTACAAAATGAAAGTTCTAGCTCTCGAAGAGAGTTCAACTTTAAAGGTGGAAAACTCGATAACTTGTCACAACCCTCAGCATTCAAGATTTGAAGCTTATCGAGGAAGCCAATAGACTCATCTATTGAAATTAAATTCTCGCACTTTTTGAATGAAAAAATTTCTAAATTTGGGAGACACGAGACGTCAGATATATTTGTTAAGTATTCGCAATTGTcaagttttaaaattttcatcttctcaaatgtctgcataaacaaaaaaaaacgaaACAAATGATAATCAAATGAATAATctcttataaatttataaatatgcatgataaaaaataaatgtatttaaCTTACCTTGTTTGAGATGCTAAAAGGTATACATCCTAAAGGATATCTTGGCCATTCTAATACTCTCAAACCACTTGGAAGATACCAAGAACCTTTGGAAAAATGACCATTTTTTATGATAAGTGTTCTGAGATTTTTCATCTTCTTGAAGGCTTTTCCATTCCAGTCTATTACTGCTTCCGTTGAAGGGAAATCGAGATATATCATTTCAATTTTGCTAGTTCccttttatcataaaaaaaaaaacgaataaattCAATAAGCCACAACCCAAATATAGAGAAAATAGTATGAGATGTTTATATATAACTCCAAAAGAACAATGTCATGGTTAAAGCTAAAAAAACAAATTGTGCATAGATATCAATCTTACTCACCGTGTTTTCTTTTAAAACGAGGATTATATCATCGTAATACCACAACCTACTACGTTCTCCAAGTTCTTTAGGTGATTCTTGTCGGACAACTTCTTTACCCATGTCCTCTATCAAATCATGTAATGTCACATCAACATAAGGTCCCCAATGAGAATTAATCTTTATGAGAGATTTTTCAGCCAACACTCCGACATGATGTTTTATACAGTGACCATAATGCGCATGAAGTATATTTTCGACCTCCACCCATATACTCCCTTTGAAACAACAAGCAATGTCTAGAAAAACACTTTGTTCCTCTTCCTCCAAAGCATCGTAGCTTATTCGAAGTATCTTCTGGATCTCTTTATTGGGAATTTTTTCGTATCCCTCTAATGTATTCTTCCATTCTTCTAtgctctttccaaataaattggAGCCGATTATTTCTATAGCTAATGGATGTCCCGAAGCATATGTAACTGCACGGTTTAAAATTTCTTCATAACTTGAAGGAACTTGGTTATTTTTAAAAGCCATCCACCTCAACAACTCAAGAGCTTCTATCCCATATAGCCCTTCCATTGCGTACACGCTTTCTATCTCGTGACTAGTTAAAATGTGTTTATCTCGAGTGGTAATAATGACTCGAGTTCCACGACCAAACCAATCAAGTCCTCCAGCCAAAACATGCAGTTGCTTGATATTATCAACATCATCGAGAATCAAAAGAATCTTCTTTCTACACAACCTTTCCTTTATGATTGGAACTCCCTCACTAGTATCACCTAACCTAACTTCCAAGCCAATTGTTTTTAAAAGGAGCTCCTCCTGGAGATGTTTCAACTTATTTTTAGTTGAATTCTCTCTCACATTATGAAGGAAACACAAACCATCAAATTGATCagcaataaaattatatattgctTTTGCAAGTGTGGATTTGCCCAATCCTCCGGTACCATAGAGTCCTACCATGTAGACCCCTTCATCAGATCCCTTATCAAGAAGCGATTTCACATGTTGTACTCGGGACTGTAATCCAACAGGGTAATTGGCAACGTGTAAAGGAACGCGATTGATCTTGTTAGAGATGTATTTGACTATTTCCCCGATAAACTTGTATTCATATGATCTATTCATTCCcaataaaataaatttgtaaatGCATCATCAGTATCATAATCACATCAAAtctaatgataataatataatataagaaGAGAAAACAAGTTTGAAGTGAAGAGGGGTACATACCCGGGACTAAAGTGGTAGCCGGAGAAGTTAGCAGCTTGGTTAAGAGCTATCTTCCATTGGTGCAACCGCTCcatgttttgtttgttgttttggaACCTATATTCATGCTTAGACAAAGCTTCACCATAACTTCCACTCCAATGGCGCACCTGAGTAGGTTCCACCCCATGGAAAACAGGCAAAACTAGACGACCTTTTGACTTGAAGCAGTGAATGATGTGAACAAGTTCATCCAAACAAAACGAAGAAGAGGCATAGTTGACAGAAAACACAGGAATGAAAATCCTAGACTCTTCAATAGCCTTTATGAGTGATGGTGTGATTTCATCTCCTCTTTGAAGATCATTGTCATCAATGAAGGTGTTGATTCCTTTGTCGGTAAGAGCCTTATAGAGATTTCCAGTAAAACCATAGCGAGTGTCAGTGCCCCTGAAACTGAGGAATACCTGGTAAGTGAATCCATAGGAAAATGAAGAGGAAGGTGATTGCATAGCCATAAGAATTGAGAATTAAGGTGAGTTTCTTTCTTATGACGAATTTGTCTCTTTGTAAGAATATAAGAAGTGTAACTGTAGCAGAAAATGATGTGAAACTTCCTTACAACAAGCTACAGCCGTGTGGACCTTGCTGAAAGAGATGTTACTGAAGTGAAGAATAGCATGTGGACCTTCTTTAAAGTCTACTCTCACATCACAATCTCagctttcattttttattattatccaAGCATAACTTTAATATTTCAATGTCTACTCTCACATCACAATCTCagctttcatttttaatttaatcctgacaaacaagacatacaataaaagaaaagaacgagaaccaaaagtaaaataaaaatatgtttgcGATGATTAAAATTAAGGTAATTAAAATCGAACAGAATATTTATCGATATACTCACGGGTTTAAGGTTTGAAGGTTTGATTGAGATCgaacaacaaaataatatatttatttgaataacAAATAGTTCCAAAACAAAAAAGTTTTAGATTTCAATTCAAGGACAAAACAGACACATTAAACAGTCCCAGCAACATAAAGGATGCCAAAACAGAATCCAATTTTAGAGAGAGATAATGAGGTTTAAGATTTTCAACAAAATTTTGTGTCTGAAAAAACAAACACATAAACATAACCAAACAAGAAATTATCAAGAATTAATACCTACTAGTAAGTAGAACGAACTGACCACACCTTGTTCACAAAGTTCTCCCACGATGGAAAAGTTGTTGCCCTGATTGCTTCTGTCGATGATATTGTCCTTACTCGAGACGGTATAGTGGAGATGGCAAGAGTAAAAGAGAAATTGACAGTAGACTTTGAAATCAAGGACTTGGGAGTCATGAGATATTTTCTTGGTATAGAGGTTGCTTGGTCAAAGAATGATATCGAGGTTTCACAGCAGAAATACATTATAGACTTATTGAAAGAAACAAGAATGAGTGGATGTCGTCCTGCCGATACCCCTATGGATCCTAATGCTAAACTTTAGGGAGAAGGTAATGTTCTTGTTGATACTGGAAGATATCAGAGACTTGTTGAAAAACTGATTTATTTGTCACACACCCGGCATGGTATTGCTTTCTCACTTAGTGTAGTAAGTCAGTTTATGCATTCTCCTTTCGAGGAACATCTTGAGGCAGTTTATACGATACTGAGATATTTTCAGGGAAATCCTAAAAAAGGCTTATTTTTAAAGAAGAATAGTGAAAGAAATGTGTCTATCTTCACCGATGTTGATTGGGCAAGTTCAATCACATATAGAAGATTAACCTCTAGATATTGACATATTGTACCTATGTTTGGGTAATCTTGTGACATGAAGGAGTAAGAAACAAGGAGTTGTAGCAAGGTAAATTGTGAAGGATTATGGATCCTTTAGAGTCCTAGAATAActtaagataaaattaaatgaataatctCATAGTGAATTTCTAAATTatacatgattgaaaaataagtttatttcaCTTACCTTGTTGAGAAAACAGTATGGAATACACTGTGAGTGATATTTTTGCCATTTTAATACTCTCAAATTACGTGGAAAATCTATAGAGCCTTTGAAAAAATTACCACTTTTAATAATAAGTGTTGTGAGCCTTTTCATCTTCCCGAAAGCCATTCTGTTCCAATCTATTGCTGCTTCAGATGAGCCGTAATCCAGAGATATGATTTCAATATCACTATTTTCCTTTAAACAAAAATACAAACATCGAGCGCAAAAGAGACAAGACTTCACCACACAGATAAAGATAATTTTACACATAGTTTAAagtataagaaagaaaaaaactagTATGAGCACATATAAGTCCTAAAGAGCAAAATCAaggttaagaaaagaaaataatcaaTTCATAGATATTAGCCTTACTAACCGTATTATTTTCTAACACTTGAATTATATCTTCTCGGAACCACAACCTACTGCGTTTTTCAGGTTTTTTGGGTGATTTTTGTCGGACAATTTCTTTACCCATGTCCGCTATCAAGTCATGTAATGTCAgaatacaaatacaactctgCTCGAAATGACCAATCTTAATGAGAGATTTTTCGGCCAACACTTGAATTCTATGTGTCATGGAGCCACCATACTGAGCACGAAGTATCTCTTCAACCTCTGTCAAACTACAACCTTTAAAGCAACAAGCAATATCTAGGAACACACTTTGTTCCTCTTCCTCCAAAGCATCAAAGCTTACTTTAAGTATCTTTTGGATCTCTTTATTGGGAATCTTTTCATACCCATCTAATGTACACTTCCATTCTTCTATGCACTTTCCAAACAAATTGGAACCCACTATTTCTAAAACTAATGGAAAGCCAGAAGCATAAGCAACAGCCCTGTTTAAAACGTCCTCATAACTTGAATGAACTTTGTTATTTTTGAAAGCCATCCACCTCAACAATTCAAGACCTTCTTTCCTTGGAATCTCTCTTCGTGCTTAGCCAGTGCTTCACCGTAACTCCCATTCTGATGTCGCAGGTGAGTAGGTTCCACATCATAGAAAACAGGCAAAACGAGACGTCTCTTTGTCTTGAAGCAGTGAATGATGTGGACAAGTTCATCCAAACAAAAAGATGAAGAGGCATAGCCATGTGAATTGAGGGTGAATGGATGAGAAGAGTTTGAGAGTGCAGAATATGAAAGAGTAAATTCGTATAAAAAGAGTTTGAGAAAAAAGAGTTGGATAAGTGTGAAAATTCCTTACCAGTTCCGATATCCGTGTGGTGCAATCACACAGTAAATATCATGTAAAGTACATAGCAACTTCCCTTAACCTCTATAGGTTTGCATTCATCCAAATAATACCTACTAGCAAAACAGGTTAAAATTATTAGAAACGTGGTTagttcaaaaccaaactcatagtGGCATTTGAACAAACACATTGTTGGCAAAATTGAAGCTTATACATAAACAGTAACACTGTATCCATCAAAATCACATAAAcagtaaatttattttaataagaaataattccaaaacaaaaagttCAAGATTTCAATTCAAGGACAAAACAAACACATTAAACAGTCCCAGCAACATAATCCAATTTTAGAGAGATAATGATTTTCAACAAAATTGTGTGCCTAAAAAAACAAACACATAAACATAACCAAACAAGAAGTTATCAAGAATTAATACCTACTAGCAAGTAGGTAAAATGATTAGAAATATGGTCAGTTCAGAATCAACATAACCAAACTCATAgtggcatttcaacaaacacattGTTTGCAAAATTGAAGCTTATACATAAACAGTAACACGATATCCATCAAAACCGAAtatgaataagaaaaaaaaacagtgGAGCATGGTGGCCGGAAAAGCATTACAGttagagctgtcaaataagccCTATATTTGAAAGCCCCACTTATTTAGCCCCATTAAGGCCCTAATATATTAAGCACCTATTGTTGAAGATTTACTTTAGGCCCTAAAATTTTAGGCCCTCTACATAATGCTTTTTTTTTTGGCCTCATTGAGAGGGCCCTATTTTATTCCAAAACTTGCACAATATTCTATTTGcaccaatattccattttgtgTTCTGTTCAGAGTTGTAATTATTCATTTGTTAAAAAAAAggacttttattttaaaacataatCCTTTGATTTTTAAATCACATTTATAGTGGTAGCCATATCTTTTTATGTCTTTGAAACCACATCAGTAATACATCTTGCTTCAACTTCCCACGTATACTTAGATTAAGATCTAAAAATTTAAGAATTATAATTACTCAATTGTTAAAAAATACTTAAATGTTCAATAAGTTAAAAATTTAAGAAttataattgtttatttattaaacagagtacttttattttaaaaccaAACTAATGAAAGAGACTAAAGAGAAGTATATTTGTTAAAATCagtattatttgaattcattttctATCTAGTTGATTTGTCATTAAAAAGGCTAACTGATATTACTTCACAtaatatgattattttattgtaatttgtTATATTAGTGAAGTTTTTTATTGATAAGATATATAAGTTGATAATAAACAAGTGTTTAGTAAGTGCGATTAATGATAATCTATAAAATATgagctttattttttttattttttgaaaaaactctttttaaatcttttttaaaaagttgttttattttgaaaatttttaacagattttttttttacttttcataattatgttttttttaattttatttgggcCTTATGGCCCCCTTTTGAATTTTAGGGCCTTCTAACTTTAGGCCCTATGCATTTGAGGGCTTATTATTGTTAAACTTTTTTAGGCCCTCTTATTATTGGGGCTGGGGCCCAAATTAATTGGCCCCTTAAATTGACAGCTCTAATTACAGTGGAGATGAAGAAAGATCTCTTACCAAAAGTTGAGtatatttcacttgaaattaaatCACTTCAAGAATTTTCATATGTTGAAAATTAGGTTGAAACTTTATAATGCAATTTCTATGTTGATAAGAAGCTCTTCAACCATGGATATAATCTCACAACACACTCTACATCCATGCTCATGTGTCAATCCGCTAGCAATAACTCGTATTTTTCCATGACAGCGGAAATGTAATGAGGAAACACTTCTCAATTTTCAAATAAGATCATCATCTCTCACAACGAGAGAGATATTGCAAGCATTTGACTAAGAGTCATTCTCTGATGCTGCTCCATCAAGAGACTTATACTTTATATGTCCATTCTTTTCACAATTTTAATATTTCACAATTGTTTTTTTTCACATGAGCCTTCCTCTAGCAACCAACACTGAAGAAATAATTTTTCTAGCAATTTCTTCATAACTCAGAGTTTCCTTCCTATATATCAAGGCAGGTTTAATATGTTCATAGGAAGATGGAAGAGACTATATGAGTCTCAAATCTTTATCTTTGTCATCAATCTTGACTCCAATGGTTTTGAATTTAGAAACAATATCATTTAGAACACTCAGATAATCAGATACTTTTGTAAGTTCATCTACATGAAAGCTATGAACTACCCCAACAACTAATTTGATATACCATTTCCTTGATATAGTCCTTCAAGTTTCTCCCAAAGCTCTTTGGTTAACGACGTACCAAGAACATTCGCAAGAGTATTCTTAGCCAAAAAACATGTAAATTGTACTTGAAGTTCTTAAATCTATTTCTTGTTTTCTTGGTTGGAAATGTTTCCTTTCAACGCCTTGTGTAATCCTAATTGTATCATAACATCATTGACTTGAATTTTCCACAAGTCAAAATTAATTCTTCCATCAAATTTCTATAAGTCAATTTTCACTGCACTTGAAAAACTTGACATTGCAACCAAAAAAATTTCTACAGCAAAACAAAATTGTCTCAACCAACACAGAGTATAAAATTTCTTTtctgatgtggaagatcagacTAAACTGCAATCATAGAGCATACTAAAAATTTATACTTCACCAAACCAATGCTCTATACCAGTTGTTGGTTGGAAAGCAGTGTTGCAATGGCTGAATGTGCAGAGGCAACCTCAACTATGGACTACTGAGCTCAACTGGATCACTGAGTATTGCAGAGGTAAAGGAAAGAGGAGTGGGATAATGAGGATGGCTATTGCTGAAACTATCTACTCTTGTTGGAAGCTTAGAAATGATATTTGCTTTGGAAACATTAGTGATAAAGATacaattgtaaataatattaaaGAGAACATTATACATAGGGGTTGGAATAGTAGTAAGTATAGAAAGTGCATAGCTAAACTCTTGTTATAGAGCTATGCTAGGTTGGATCCTTAGTGATCATCATTGTATTAATGGGTTTTTGAATTAATCCAATTTtttattgattcaaaaaaaattttaattttaattttaattaatatttgtttattattatattttaattttaattgtgtaggatattttaattattataatatttaaataaatatttttttattaatatttattaattttgaataaaaaataataataaaacctttttaaaaaaataataattagatttttttaaaaatatttaattttagtgACGTGATATACATGTCACTAATTTGTGACAAGTGTACCATATCGCAACATTCTGAATGCAAAtcagaaatttaaaaataaatttgttcAGGAGTGGCTTGGTTCCCACGTCGTAAACTTGTGTCATGTTTGTCACATCATAAACTGTCTTCGTTTTCTGTGTCTTACCTACCTTTTTTGTCCCCTGTCTACTATAACAGAAAAGGTGAATGGTGTATGTGTAGTAGTttgcgacgtgatttccatgtcactattCATTGACGTGGAAATCATGTCCCAAATAAGTTGTTACGCTCTCCCCTGCGGCGTATATGTGCAAGTCGTAAAttttttgttgtgacgtgattttccaCTTTGTGGTAGAATTGACGCCAAATTTTATTAGAGAAGACGTCCTCCATGACGCCAAATTTTATTTCTTATAGATTCTCTCAATTTTGCTCTCTCCATTTCTTTCTTGTTTTCTCATGGATTTTGGGGAGTTCCCCATGTtgtataattttttcttttttcacttatttaattattatagtaCGGAAGAGGGTGAGGGCTTTTAGAGATGCAACCAtcatttatggaattttttttttttgaataaccatatttttaaaaaaaattccaaaaataactaggttttcaaaaaaattacaaaaatgtcACTTTTCAGCAAAATattacacgttgtcgccagggggggtggcgacaacaatgGGCTAGAGGTGTATTCGCCAGGCCCAATGGCGCCTATGTGCattttttaggtgttgtcgccaccccccctggcgacaacacccccccccccctttttttttcatttttttttttgtaatttttttctttaacataatttctcttaaatttttttttaataactacaattttttaatatttttttttagtaaatacATTCATTTTTTTAGTAAATACATTCATTAATAACTAcaattttttaacataatttctcttaactacattcattttaataaatacaatttttcaataatttttttatattgttttttttatctatcttgttaaaattatttttggaagttggtggtggattcattattttgaaagttggacattcgttaaaataattatatattaaaatacaataacgatacattgacgataaaaatacattaaaattaaagacatttcaaaatacattaacgatacaaatacattataattaaaaacattacaaaatacattcacgatacaaataaaaatcttattgcgcgccacgtggaccatgATACGATCCACATTGAGGTTGCCGAATGGGTCGTGTAGACGGGTCACGAGTTGGTAATGCCCCCCTATTTCCGCgacgacgcccccctctatttggttcgtcttgtgccatagtcgacggtccctgaatgaaacctgggtcttcaacatcttgacctatagaattccctccataggataggcgggtgcccgcggcgctgtcgaagctgtgtctaggcgggttaaaatttctcctagtgggtgcggcctggaagttttggaagttggtggtggatccggtttggttaaaatacaatggttgtggcggtgtgttgaagtcaaattgttggctggggtactgtgatgtgtgttggtcgaatgtggtgtattgcgggtattcttcttctatgcccatgtcgggggtcattggtggtgatcttggagagccccccgcatggaattcctggaaatatgatctagaagagctccctgcatggaattcttgattttgtggttgagtttgggatgGAAAAAATTGGTGGAGTTGTTGggaatgttgttggtaaaaaggtgtttgtggttgcattggttgttggtggtaactttgttgttgttgttgttggtgttgttgtgggtaatgttgttgttggtaatttggtggtggttgttgttgttgttggtaatttggtggcggtggttgttgttgttgttggtggtaatttggtggtggttgttgttgtcctccaaaatatggaggttgtgctcacgggtcagctaaatagaaaggggcagacacaatcatttcaggatttgtgacggatctgtaccagtttacatagtcaacagttggcttcatttctcccggcgccacaggaaattctagaaccgtttttgatcgacgagcccatattttacgctgatctatggcaaa from Vicia villosa cultivar HV-30 ecotype Madison, WI linkage group LG4, Vvil1.0, whole genome shotgun sequence encodes the following:
- the LOC131594478 gene encoding disease resistance protein RPV1-like; protein product: MAMQSPSSSFSYGFTYQVFLSFRGTDTRYGFTGNLYKALTDKGINTFIDDNDLQRGDEITPSLIKAIEESRIFIPVFSVNYASSSFCLDELVHIIHCFKSKGRLVLPVFHGVEPTQVRHWSGSYGEALSKHEYRFQNNKQNMERLHQWKIALNQAANFSGYHFSPGSYEYKFIGEIVKYISNKINRVPLHVANYPVGLQSRVQHVKSLLDKGSDEGVYMVGLYGTGGLGKSTLAKAIYNFIADQFDGLCFLHNVRENSTKNKLKHLQEELLLKTIGLEVRLGDTSEGVPIIKERLCRKKILLILDDVDNIKQLHVLAGGLDWFGRGTRVIITTRDKHILTSHEIESVYAMEGLYGIEALELLRWMAFKNNQVPSSYEEILNRAVTYASGHPLAIEIIGSNLFGKSIEEWKNTLEGYEKIPNKEIQKILRISYDALEEEEQSVFLDIACCFKGSIWVEVENILHAHYGHCIKHHVGVLAEKSLIKINSHWGPYVDVTLHDLIEDMGKEVVRQESPKELGERSRLWYYDDIILVLKENTGTSKIEMIYLDFPSTEAVIDWNGKAFKKMKNLRTLIIKNGHFSKGSWYLPSGLRVLEWPRYPLGCIPFSISNKTFEKMKILKLDNCEYLTNISDVSCLPNLEIFSFKKCENLISIDESIGFLDKLQILNAEGCDKLSSFPPLKLNSLRELELSFCKILKKFPEILDKMNNINNITLIDTGIKEFPSSFQNLTELHNLSIRGHGKLIFRGSIPMMSNLSQVDFDGYSQFVTKPNDELSSLLSSNVKEIIIRTSKHKFLAVTLTLFSNVETLDISGSDIKILPECIKNCCFLKSIYLDYCQYLEEIRGIPPNLKSLSALGCESLTSSSKSMLVNQKLHEAGGTEFRFPSSRSELIPEWFEHQRREQSISFSFRNNFPSLVFYLSIIRLYECKIVDSGLRVYLLINDYAYTLDHLEFGNPFDIPGKYTYIFSSDWKNWLELGDYTPKGHPELKSMLDDALLKNEWIHAEVKIMIYLNPDLDSDLNDEDIVVESGIHVLKNLTSMDDIQFSISSLSKKRKLYEFLNESTSE
- the LOC131596774 gene encoding disease resistance protein RPP2B-like — translated: MNSDMEITSQTTTHTPFTFSVIVDRGQKRMLRYARREIPRKEGLELLRWMAFKNNKVHSSYEDVLNRAVAYASGFPLVLEIVGSNLFGKCIEEWKCTLDGYEKIPNKEIQKILKVSFDALEEEEQSVFLDIACCFKGCSLTEVEEILRAQYGGSMTHRIQVLAEKSLIKIGHFEQSCICILTLHDLIADMGKEIVRQKSPKKPEKRSRLWFREDIIQVLENNTENSDIEIISLDYGSSEAAIDWNRMAFGKMKRLTTLIIKSGNFFKGSIDFPRNLRVLKWQKYHSQCIPYCFLNKVSEINLFFNHV